One Qipengyuania aurantiaca genomic region harbors:
- a CDS encoding isocitrate lyase, whose translation MTYQSHIAKMNETIAQNGDSWAAIDAASAARMAVQNRFPTGLDIARNTAKIMREDMEAYDKDPANYTQSLGTWHGFIAQQKMISIKKHFGNTKRRYLYLSGWMVAALRSDFGPLPDQSMHEKTSVPALIEEIYTFLKQADARELGGLFRELDEAKEKGDAVATHRLLREIDEHQTHVVPIIADIDAGFGNAEATYLLAKKMIEAGACALQIENQVSDEKQCGHQDGKVTVPHEDFLQKIRAIRYAFLELGVPDGIIVARTDSLGAGLTKQIAFSKEPGDLGDQYNAFLDCDEVDPAEIKNGQVFISRDGKLMAPKRLPSNLYQFRSGTGEDRCVLDCITALQNGADLLWIETEKPHVEQIAGMVDRVREVIPNAKLVYNNSPSFNWTLNFRQQIFDAWEKEGKDVSGYDRAKLMSIDYDGSELAAEADEKIRTFQADAAKRAGIFHHLITLPTYHTAALSTDNLAREYFGEQAMLGYVKNVQREEIRQGIACVKHQNMAGSDIGDDHKEYFAGEAALKAGGKDNTMNQFAAA comes from the coding sequence ATGACCTACCAGAGCCACATCGCGAAGATGAACGAGACCATCGCCCAGAACGGCGACAGCTGGGCAGCGATCGACGCCGCCAGCGCCGCGCGCATGGCCGTCCAGAACCGCTTCCCCACCGGCCTCGACATCGCGCGTAACACCGCGAAGATCATGCGCGAGGACATGGAAGCCTACGACAAGGATCCGGCGAACTACACCCAGTCGCTCGGCACCTGGCACGGGTTCATCGCCCAACAGAAGATGATCTCGATCAAGAAGCACTTCGGCAACACGAAGCGCCGTTACCTCTACCTCTCGGGCTGGATGGTCGCCGCGCTGCGCAGCGACTTCGGTCCGCTGCCCGACCAGTCGATGCACGAGAAGACCAGCGTTCCGGCGCTGATCGAGGAGATCTACACCTTCCTCAAGCAGGCCGATGCCCGCGAACTGGGTGGTCTGTTCCGCGAGCTGGACGAAGCGAAGGAAAAGGGTGACGCGGTCGCCACGCACCGCCTGCTGCGCGAAATCGACGAGCACCAGACGCACGTCGTGCCGATCATCGCCGATATCGACGCCGGTTTCGGCAACGCCGAGGCGACCTACCTTCTCGCCAAGAAGATGATCGAGGCCGGTGCTTGCGCGCTGCAGATCGAAAACCAGGTGTCGGACGAAAAACAGTGCGGCCACCAGGACGGCAAGGTCACCGTGCCGCACGAGGACTTCCTCCAGAAGATCCGCGCCATCCGCTACGCCTTCCTCGAACTGGGCGTTCCCGACGGCATCATCGTCGCCCGCACCGACAGCCTCGGCGCTGGCCTGACCAAGCAGATCGCCTTCTCGAAGGAGCCTGGCGATCTGGGCGACCAGTACAACGCATTCCTTGATTGCGACGAAGTCGATCCGGCCGAGATCAAGAACGGCCAGGTCTTCATCAGCCGCGACGGCAAGCTGATGGCGCCTAAGCGCCTGCCCTCGAACCTCTATCAGTTCCGTTCGGGTACCGGTGAGGACCGTTGTGTGCTCGACTGCATCACCGCGCTCCAGAACGGCGCCGACCTGCTGTGGATCGAGACCGAGAAGCCGCATGTCGAGCAGATCGCCGGGATGGTGGACCGCGTCCGCGAAGTGATCCCGAACGCCAAGCTGGTCTACAACAATTCGCCCAGCTTCAACTGGACGCTGAATTTCCGCCAGCAGATCTTCGATGCGTGGGAGAAGGAAGGCAAGGACGTGAGCGGTTACGATCGCGCCAAGCTGATGAGCATCGACTATGACGGCAGCGAACTTGCCGCCGAAGCCGACGAGAAGATCCGCACCTTCCAGGCCGATGCCGCAAAGCGCGCCGGTATCTTCCACCACCTCATCACCCTGCCGACCTACCACACGGCAGCGCTGAGCACGGACAACCTCGCTCGCGAATACTTCGGCGAACAGGCCATGCTCGGCTACGTCAAGAACGTGCAGCGCGAGGAAATCCGCCAGGGTATCGCCTGCGTGAAGCACCAGAACATGGCCGGTTCGGATATCGGCGATGACCACAAGGAATACTTTGCCGGCGAAGCGGCTCTCAAGGCCGGCGGCAAGGACAACACCATGAACCAGTTCGCTGCGGCGTAA